DNA from Tsuneonella dongtanensis:
GGCGGGCGTGGCGGTAGCCTGATCGAATCGATCGACCGGTGTGCGACCGGAGCGGGCGCACGGCAGCTCGCAGAGGACCTTTCCGCCCCGCTCACCGATCGTACCGCGATCGAGAACCGGCTGGCGCTGGTGGCCTGGCTTCACGACGACCCGCTGCTTCGCGCCGATATTCGCGCGGCGTTACGCGCCCTGCCCGATCTGGGGCGCGCGATCGGACGGGTGGCGGCCGGGCGCGGCAGCCCGCGCGACCTTGGCCAGTTGCGCGACGGGCTGGACGGGGCGCGACGTCTCCGCGACCACCTGGCCGGGCTGGACGATCGCCCGGCCTTGCTGGAAGAGCTTCTGCCCCGGCTGGGCGGCCACGGCGCACTCACCGATCTTTATTCCCGCGCGCTCGTCCCCTCGCCGCCCACCGAGCGTGGCAAGGGCAGTTTCATCGCCGAAGGCTACGACGCCGCACTCGACGATCTTCGGCGCACATCGGGCAACGCCCGCCGCGCGATCGCTGCGCTGGAGGCGAAGTACCGCGCAGAGACCGGCATCGCCGCGCTCAAGATCCGGCACAACGGCGTGCTCGGCTATTTCATCGAGGTGCCCGCGAAACACGCCGACGCGCTGATGCTTCCGGAAAGCGGCTTCACCCACCGCCAGACGATGGCAGGCGCGGTGCGGTTCAACTCGTTGTCGCTCCACGAAGAGGCGAGCCGGATCGCCGAGGCGGGCGGTCACGCGCTCGCCGCCGAGGAAGCCCACTTCGAAGACCTTGTCGAACGGGCCGTTGCAGCGCGCGAGGCTATCGCGAGGACGGCCGCCGCGATCGCCCGCATCGATGTCGCTGCCAGTCACGCAGAGCGGGCGGCCGAGGGCGGCTGGGCGAGACCGCGTATCGTCGAGGACGCCGTGCTTCAGGTGGAAGGCGGACGGCATCCGGTGGTCGAGGCTGCGCTCGCCGCTTCAGGCGAACGATTTGTCGCCAACGATTGCGCGCTGGGTCCGGACGACCGGCTGTGGCTGATCGGCGGGCCCAACATGGGCGGCAAGTCGACCTTCCTGCGCCAGAACGCGCTGATCGTGTTGCTTGCACAGGCAGGCGCCTTCGTTCCCGCGAGCGCGGCGACGATCGGCCTGACCGACCGTTTGTTCAGCCGGGTCGGCGCAAGCGACCAGCTTGCGCGCGGCCGATCCACCTTCATGGTCGAAATGGTCGAGACCGCGGCGATCCTCAGCCAAGCGACCGAGCGCTCCTTCGTCATCCTCGACGAAGTCGGCCGCGGTACCTCGACCTACGACGGGCTTGCCCTGGCCTGGGCCGTTGCCGAGGCGGTCCATACGGGCAACCGCAGTCGCTGCCTGTTCGCCACCCACTATCACGAACTCGCGCGACTTGCCGAAAGCTGCGAGGCGCTCTCGCTCCACCATGTGCGCGCGCGCGAATGGAAGGGCGATCTCGTACTCATGCACGAGCTGGCCGAGGGGCCGGCCGACCGATCCTACGGACTGGCGGTCGCGCGTCTGGCCGGGGTGCCTCCCAATGTCGTGGCGCGCGCCAAGACCGTTCTCGACAAGCTCGAGAAGGGACGCGCGGAAACCGGCGGGCTTGCCGCAGGGCTTGGCGACCTGCCGCTGTTCGCCGCAGCCGCGCATGCCGAGGAGGAAGCCTGCGACACCCTGCGCGATTCCTTGCGCACGCTGGACGTCGATGCGTTGTCGCCGCGCGAAGCTCTCGACGTGCTCTACACGCTCAAGCGCGAAGCAGGTGAAAGCGAGCCTTAACTTTCGCAGGGTATGCTCGCGCCATGCGCGGATACATGTTTCGAAATCGCTGGTTAGCCCTGCTGTTCGTCGGCATCGTGCTGGCAAGCGTGACCAAAGTCGTGGGCACGGGCAAGGGCGACGGCGCGCTCGATCAGGCGAAACAGCAAATCGAATCCCAAAAGGCGCAGGCGGATCAGTTTTCCTCCGAACACTCCGATTCCGCGTCCGACGACAGCGTCATCTACGAGTTTACGCCAGACGAGGAACTGATCGATTCCGCAAGCGGGGAGGATCCGACACCCTCCGACGCCTTCGGCGCAGAGGTCAACGAGGACCCCGAGGTTGTGCCCTCGGACGAACTCGTTATCGTCATGGACGATGACGCGGGAGCAACAGGACAAGCCGAATAGCAACGATCTGGCGGCAGAGCGGACCGAACTCGCCGAAGACCGCAACATCATGGCGATGGAGCGAACTTTCGCCGGGTGGATTCGTACCGCATTCGCCGCGATCGGCATCGGCTTGGCATTCCGGGCGGTTTTCGGTGCTTTCGACCCGCCGTGGTTGGCGCGCGCGATCGCGACCCTGTTCATTCTCGCCGGAGCCGCGCTGGCTTGGTCCGCCCAGCGAAGGATGTGCGCGACCTTGGCACGCCTTCACTCGCATAAGCTCGAAGGGCCATCCGCGCCCAACTTCCGCCTTCTCGCCTACGCGGTGGTGGTCGGTGCGCTGGTGCTGGTCGCGGGACTCTGGATCCTGAACGACGGCGATCTTGGCGCGATCTAGCCCTCTTCGTCGGAAGGCTCTTTGCCGTAGTAGTCCTCATCGTCGTCCATGCTTGGCTCGCCCTTGAACGCGCCCATATCGATCCGGCCCGAAGCTTCCATGTCGCGCATGTGATCGACCAGGTCCGGCGTCTCGGTCGTGTCGTGCTTCACGCTCGCGGTCGGATCGCCCTTGCGCAGCGCCTGCGCCTGTTCGGCGACCGTCTGCGCCTGCGATTGTTCATCGTCCTGCTCGGAATTGTGCAGTTCGGGCGCGAGTTCGGGATCGGTGGGCATGGGTACGGGACTCCTTTGCCGCAT
Protein-coding regions in this window:
- the mutS gene encoding DNA mismatch repair protein MutS, which gives rise to MMAQYLALKAQAEGCLLFYRMGDFFELFFDDAKIAAQILDIALTSRGEHGGAPIPMCGVPVHSAEGYLARLIKAGQRVAIAEQVETPEEAKVRAKREGTPSSKALVARDIVRFVTAGTLTEESLLEPRRANVLAAACELRGTCGVAAVDISTGRMTLEECAIGDLPAAVARLGPSEIVSPEGWESAPGEVMPRPRHEFSSDAGAERLCRVHGVATLDGFGVFSRAMLAAAGGLVAYLEHVGRGSLPLLLPPVALESGTTLGMDAATRASLEIVEGSRGGRGGSLIESIDRCATGAGARQLAEDLSAPLTDRTAIENRLALVAWLHDDPLLRADIRAALRALPDLGRAIGRVAAGRGSPRDLGQLRDGLDGARRLRDHLAGLDDRPALLEELLPRLGGHGALTDLYSRALVPSPPTERGKGSFIAEGYDAALDDLRRTSGNARRAIAALEAKYRAETGIAALKIRHNGVLGYFIEVPAKHADALMLPESGFTHRQTMAGAVRFNSLSLHEEASRIAEAGGHALAAEEAHFEDLVERAVAAREAIARTAAAIARIDVAASHAERAAEGGWARPRIVEDAVLQVEGGRHPVVEAALAASGERFVANDCALGPDDRLWLIGGPNMGGKSTFLRQNALIVLLAQAGAFVPASAATIGLTDRLFSRVGASDQLARGRSTFMVEMVETAAILSQATERSFVILDEVGRGTSTYDGLALAWAVAEAVHTGNRSRCLFATHYHELARLAESCEALSLHHVRAREWKGDLVLMHELAEGPADRSYGLAVARLAGVPPNVVARAKTVLDKLEKGRAETGGLAAGLGDLPLFAAAAHAEEEACDTLRDSLRTLDVDALSPREALDVLYTLKREAGESEP
- a CDS encoding YidH family protein — protein: MTREQQDKPNSNDLAAERTELAEDRNIMAMERTFAGWIRTAFAAIGIGLAFRAVFGAFDPPWLARAIATLFILAGAALAWSAQRRMCATLARLHSHKLEGPSAPNFRLLAYAVVVGALVLVAGLWILNDGDLGAI